A genomic segment from Roseibium algicola encodes:
- a CDS encoding cupin domain-containing protein, giving the protein MTTPMSKAEIAMATDRVGTHLVSEENGVKVWHLRLAPGETLPAHRHERPYFWTVLTDGKAVSRQADGRILDVTYRAGDTRHMSDLSPDTAFVHDLTNTGEAELVFVTVEFVR; this is encoded by the coding sequence ATGACCACACCAATGAGCAAGGCAGAGATTGCAATGGCGACCGACAGGGTCGGGACGCATCTGGTGTCGGAAGAAAACGGCGTGAAAGTCTGGCATCTCCGACTGGCGCCGGGCGAGACACTGCCTGCCCACCGGCACGAGCGGCCGTATTTCTGGACCGTCCTGACCGATGGCAAGGCCGTCTCACGTCAGGCGGATGGCCGCATTCTGGACGTGACCTACAGGGCGGGTGATACCCGGCATATGTCAGATCTGTCGCCGGATACGGCCTTCGTGCACGATCTCACCAACACGGGCGAAGCGGAACTTGTTTTCGTGACCGTCGAATTCGTTCGGTAA
- a CDS encoding DUF1311 domain-containing protein, translating to MQGGSSEPDRRRRDCGECLEDRAAERRAELDRRREKLAERLCNPAHTKQLFEGGKTWEALRQSECGLLGKLPGNTASYINMASCEMTLALQQSEALALLEDFANPWCPSYELVEDASRKGEPVPGEAVEIVGSSLSWTFEPTPDARIVVSDSVSGEVVPLDISGCSFCSGDADNCEQDGIYTMREDPERPLFVAVCHKGAHSQRLTLFDPVVRGAEPVVESTGEYFIEWQIQKGRLEYLPDGAGDAVWPEYD from the coding sequence TTGCAAGGCGGATCCAGCGAACCGGATCGGCGGCGCCGCGATTGTGGCGAGTGCCTGGAGGACCGGGCAGCGGAACGGCGGGCGGAACTGGACCGCAGACGCGAAAAACTCGCTGAACGGCTCTGCAATCCCGCGCATACGAAACAGCTGTTTGAAGGTGGAAAAACCTGGGAGGCGCTGCGCCAGAGCGAATGCGGATTGCTTGGCAAGCTCCCGGGAAATACCGCGTCCTATATCAACATGGCGTCCTGCGAGATGACGCTGGCACTTCAGCAAAGCGAGGCGCTGGCTTTACTGGAGGATTTTGCCAATCCGTGGTGCCCTTCCTACGAACTGGTCGAAGACGCAAGCCGGAAGGGCGAGCCGGTGCCAGGGGAAGCGGTCGAGATTGTGGGCAGCTCCCTGTCGTGGACATTCGAGCCCACGCCAGACGCCCGGATCGTCGTGTCGGACAGTGTGTCCGGAGAGGTCGTTCCACTCGATATCTCTGGCTGCTCGTTTTGTTCGGGTGATGCGGACAATTGCGAGCAGGACGGTATCTACACCATGCGCGAAGACCCGGAACGTCCGCTTTTTGTCGCGGTTTGCCACAAGGGTGCACATTCCCAGCGTCTGACCCTGTTCGACCCGGTTGTCCGGGGCGCTGAACCCGTCGTCGAGAGTACGGGCGAATATTTCATCGAATGGCAGATTCAAAAGGGACGGCTGGAGTACCTGCCGGACGGGGCAGGGGACGCAGTCTGGCCCGAATACGACTGA
- a CDS encoding glyoxalase, with product MLLDHITIRTHDLVTTRAFFLQVFDDLEERPRPRRIRQIPGHWLYYGNEPLIHLIGIPPHAEEDRQADGWDHIGFRLEGYEAFRAKLERLSIAYSPMELSELGERRLFFRTPTGQLIETVFRETDQRSA from the coding sequence ATGCTGCTCGATCATATCACCATCAGAACCCACGATCTCGTGACGACACGTGCCTTCTTCCTTCAGGTCTTCGACGATCTGGAGGAGCGTCCGCGTCCTCGCCGCATCCGCCAAATTCCGGGGCACTGGCTCTACTACGGCAATGAACCTCTCATTCATCTGATCGGAATTCCTCCACACGCCGAAGAGGATCGGCAGGCCGACGGCTGGGACCACATCGGTTTCCGCCTCGAAGGTTACGAGGCCTTCCGGGCAAAGCTGGAACGGCTCAGCATTGCCTATTCCCCCATGGAGCTGTCGGAACTGGGCGAGCGTCGTCTGTTCTTTCGCACGCCCACCGGTCAGCTGATTGAAACCGTCTTCCGGGAAACCGACCAAAGGAGTGCGTGA
- a CDS encoding MarR family winged helix-turn-helix transcriptional regulator, producing the protein MAFNYKKSITFRLVQAAKAQRARSGAHLMRIGLHPGQELVLKVLADTDGRTMSQLALALGVQPPTVTKMVTRLSSQGYVRRQVSDTDGRLARVYLTDVGRELVLSVDKAWKRLEREAMSGLEDKDRKKLRKLLRQVEKNLSISVDDDPEHEADFDTDGDEVAEAEAKEIDKAKTKELSVA; encoded by the coding sequence ATGGCTTTTAATTACAAGAAAAGCATAACGTTTCGACTGGTTCAGGCGGCGAAGGCGCAGCGGGCCCGGTCCGGGGCGCATCTCATGCGAATCGGGCTGCACCCCGGCCAGGAACTGGTGCTGAAGGTTCTGGCAGATACGGACGGGCGCACAATGAGCCAGCTGGCTCTCGCGCTTGGTGTGCAGCCGCCCACCGTCACCAAGATGGTGACCCGGCTTTCCAGTCAGGGATATGTTCGCCGCCAGGTTTCCGACACGGACGGCCGTCTTGCCCGCGTTTATCTGACCGATGTCGGCCGTGAACTGGTGCTGTCGGTGGACAAGGCCTGGAAGCGTCTGGAACGGGAAGCCATGTCCGGTCTGGAGGACAAGGACCGCAAGAAACTGCGGAAGCTGCTGCGGCAGGTCGAGAAGAACCTGTCGATTTCCGTCGACGACGACCCGGAACACGAGGCCGATTTCGACACAGACGGCGATGAAGTCGCGGAAGCCGAAGCCAAGGAAATAGACAAGGCCAAGACGAAGGAACTTTCAGTGGCCTGA
- a CDS encoding DNA/RNA non-specific endonuclease: MNTRALLESQGRLEALKSGGRLEAAKRAIEAGHPFVEQLGLDIPDTLDALDMSLGQLEAAGTPLTQLEAIVRLVTRPPMVVENGAVSLIPLPDEFGADIDIKIKRNEHWIGSIGRVEFINHSMTWGGTAWVVGEEADGRHLLVVTNRHVAKIVARRNARGEGVFMRSPFTMVRYGARVDFNEEVGALPSDERPVEILRFTYLADDASADVAIGRIEKPAGFAVAPLPLVDTDAETDEIVAVIGYPAFDSRNDRTEMEKYFKGLYDVKRFAPGKMMPVEPGTVLSHDCTTLGGNSGSPILSLDRNKVVGLHFAGAYGIANSAVRASTLRDLLSGNRPTQVLVEASLEQEVADGFHDPNHFIGRNGYDPNFLSKKVDFPKLPDGMFNLASPTDALAGRPHELRYTHFGLLYDVDRRSPVVTVVNIDGEKAIKIKRKKPDKWFFDRRIPVEAQLGKGDFPGDLDRGHMVRREDPNWGDDRPVAQLANDDTFHYTNASPQHSSLNQNRSTWQGLENHILDSTKTHAFRATVFTGPLFDDDEDPFLDGVGINLPLQYWKVVVMDALQDDGSLRLHATAYLLSQGQAIQKYLQDRRESEAVEGFAFGEYKTFQVSVAFLEDLSGFDFGPLRDADPLAALADELELPDSRPQFVEITGADSLVL, translated from the coding sequence ATGAACACGCGAGCATTATTGGAAAGTCAGGGACGGCTCGAAGCATTGAAATCGGGCGGACGGCTTGAGGCTGCGAAACGCGCCATCGAGGCAGGACACCCCTTTGTTGAGCAACTTGGACTGGACATACCGGATACGCTTGATGCGCTGGATATGTCCCTCGGCCAGCTTGAAGCCGCCGGCACGCCGTTGACGCAACTGGAAGCCATCGTGCGACTGGTTACCCGGCCGCCGATGGTTGTTGAAAACGGCGCGGTCTCGCTGATCCCGCTGCCGGATGAGTTCGGTGCCGACATAGACATCAAGATCAAGCGGAACGAACACTGGATCGGCTCGATCGGGCGGGTTGAATTCATCAACCACTCGATGACCTGGGGCGGAACCGCCTGGGTGGTTGGAGAAGAAGCCGATGGCCGGCATCTTCTGGTCGTGACCAACCGGCACGTGGCCAAGATTGTCGCACGCCGAAACGCCAGGGGAGAGGGTGTCTTCATGCGCTCGCCCTTCACGATGGTCCGTTACGGTGCGCGCGTGGATTTCAACGAAGAGGTTGGCGCGTTGCCGTCAGACGAGCGCCCGGTCGAGATCCTTCGCTTCACCTATCTTGCAGATGATGCCAGCGCCGATGTCGCGATCGGGCGGATCGAAAAACCTGCCGGCTTCGCCGTGGCGCCCTTGCCTCTGGTGGATACGGACGCGGAAACGGACGAGATCGTTGCGGTGATCGGCTATCCGGCCTTCGACAGCCGAAACGACCGCACCGAAATGGAGAAGTATTTCAAGGGCCTCTACGATGTGAAGCGGTTTGCTCCGGGCAAGATGATGCCGGTTGAGCCGGGAACCGTGCTCAGCCACGACTGCACCACGCTCGGTGGAAACTCCGGCTCACCGATCCTGAGCCTTGATCGCAACAAGGTGGTTGGGTTGCACTTCGCCGGAGCCTATGGAATTGCCAACAGCGCTGTCAGGGCGAGCACATTGCGGGATCTTCTGTCAGGCAACCGGCCCACGCAGGTTCTGGTCGAGGCTAGCCTTGAACAGGAGGTGGCCGACGGTTTCCACGACCCGAACCATTTTATCGGCCGGAACGGCTACGATCCCAACTTCCTGTCGAAAAAGGTCGACTTTCCGAAGTTGCCGGACGGCATGTTCAATCTGGCCAGCCCGACGGATGCGCTCGCCGGCCGTCCGCATGAGCTGCGCTATACCCACTTCGGGCTTCTCTATGATGTCGATCGCAGAAGCCCCGTGGTTACTGTCGTCAACATCGACGGCGAAAAGGCAATCAAGATCAAACGCAAGAAACCGGACAAGTGGTTTTTCGATCGGCGCATTCCTGTGGAAGCACAACTCGGCAAAGGCGACTTCCCGGGAGATCTGGACCGGGGACACATGGTCCGGCGCGAGGACCCGAACTGGGGCGATGACCGCCCGGTGGCGCAACTGGCAAACGACGATACGTTCCACTACACGAACGCCTCGCCGCAGCATTCCTCCCTCAACCAGAACCGGTCCACCTGGCAAGGTCTGGAAAACCATATCCTCGACAGCACAAAGACCCATGCCTTCCGGGCAACGGTCTTCACAGGCCCCCTTTTCGACGACGACGAGGATCCGTTCCTCGATGGGGTCGGCATCAATCTGCCCCTGCAGTACTGGAAAGTGGTGGTGATGGATGCCTTGCAGGACGACGGCAGTCTTCGCCTGCACGCGACCGCCTATCTGTTAAGCCAGGGACAGGCCATTCAGAAATACCTGCAGGACCGCCGCGAGTCGGAAGCTGTCGAAGGGTTCGCCTTTGGTGAGTACAAGACGTTCCAGGTGTCGGTTGCCTTTCTGGAAGACCTGTCGGGCTTCGATTTCGGACCGTTGAGGGATGCAGACCCGCTGGCGGCGCTTGCAGACGAGCTTGAGCTGCCCGACAGCCGACCGCAGTTTGTCGAGATCACGGGAGCAGATTCTCTGGTCCTGTGA
- a CDS encoding AAA family ATPase: MSKDGDQLAEGLKAAMRFAATRKTFTPRDAVEAASKVLQDKLTPLTIARLLTELNKVVLEISSEPVWSLRNGPRHGVLKTIETPEEDTPVARALRGEEPFSQETIERLIAETPDLPEQDQLKRIEEISDDLDRAGPSAPAYPLLVRLRGVMNRVDAARRANAMLSREFFGREKELARLLDWCARPQEKTPVSALFITGLPGIGKSFLIDRAMAEYRSVQKAPIVLRLDFDRRGLNLEDPDKLVHELSRQLGDILTDEAPRLRDLRLKYSGNAETTGTTVSSTLLPTELVDAMGAAVRSHGGQVVLVLDTLEVLRGHGETRPILLFEVLDNLVRAGLSPISIIAAGRGDALDSVRKRIEGPPLELEGLSETESRNLLDKLGAPPDLHDRIFELSRGNPLMLRLSAKVTQAEDFDPGELEYGEAGSITEAYLYRAILSRIDDPLLAKLAHPGLVLRRISAEAIQFVLAPALGLGEHIDEAASRRLWQELSNHHWLVAVDGQDWLKHRSDLRREILPMLYVEKPELAARIDRAAANWFAGFDRETALYHAFQATRAGDPMPEFTAADVAGLSEDELDELPLPATNAILQERGERSRRARYTSSEQGTSEPVPTSKAEEVEPELVRELELTLRRGDVFEADHIFTLNNAFPRNPSPSRPEAAATLAYFWLSGQWARAMSLWRKLPKSLLERLSREDPGLYGLVLLEIEAEADFDGLVARLRGDEKLAATAWQARSEGSRIALKGALEFALMASQEGRPEYVEILDPVAMSVFRFGERVSEYPADAIRQGANRAERFAIMTGQQHPDTDQHTIARMNPAIAPLSVLARIQHSPRMAQYLRGFYEGLHETLEMLGTPDLFDSFERYSSDIEIEGPEILGALGLTCDWVGAFAVFNAVPDAPTVARAAERWRRFSGGIWSYPGTPPSYWGNGESDVLLMARVNSLLSRKDPPATARALLRRLAYAADYPDTEEGARRARSVFERRLMRPLAMAMTAGSAQDIAAALAPRLMGPALTAALAVIGADAAKRNEPVDASTLF; encoded by the coding sequence ATGAGCAAGGACGGTGATCAGCTCGCGGAAGGCCTGAAGGCGGCCATGCGGTTTGCCGCAACGCGCAAAACCTTCACGCCGCGTGATGCGGTGGAGGCAGCTTCCAAGGTCTTGCAGGACAAGCTGACGCCATTGACGATTGCCCGGTTGCTGACGGAGCTCAACAAGGTCGTCCTGGAAATTTCCTCCGAGCCCGTCTGGTCACTTCGCAACGGGCCGCGCCATGGTGTGCTCAAGACCATCGAAACACCGGAGGAAGACACACCTGTTGCCAGAGCCCTGCGTGGGGAGGAACCGTTCTCGCAGGAGACCATCGAACGACTGATTGCGGAGACACCGGATCTGCCCGAGCAGGATCAGCTCAAACGGATCGAAGAGATATCCGATGACCTCGACAGGGCCGGACCGAGTGCGCCTGCCTATCCGTTGCTGGTGCGCCTGCGCGGAGTGATGAACCGCGTGGATGCCGCAAGGCGGGCCAATGCCATGCTGAGCCGGGAGTTTTTTGGCCGGGAGAAGGAACTGGCCCGCTTGCTCGACTGGTGCGCGCGGCCCCAGGAAAAAACACCTGTCAGCGCCTTGTTCATCACCGGCCTGCCGGGCATCGGCAAATCCTTTCTGATTGACCGGGCAATGGCGGAATACAGGTCTGTTCAAAAGGCGCCAATCGTTCTGCGCCTGGACTTCGACCGGCGCGGGCTGAACCTGGAAGATCCCGACAAGCTGGTGCATGAGCTCTCCCGCCAACTGGGCGATATCCTGACAGACGAAGCCCCCAGACTGCGCGATCTGAGGCTCAAGTATTCCGGCAATGCGGAAACGACCGGCACGACGGTGAGCAGTACCCTTTTGCCGACCGAGCTGGTCGATGCCATGGGCGCTGCGGTGCGGTCGCATGGCGGGCAGGTGGTCCTGGTGCTGGATACGCTTGAAGTGTTGCGCGGTCATGGCGAAACCCGGCCCATTCTGCTGTTCGAGGTTCTGGACAATCTGGTGCGGGCCGGGCTGTCGCCGATCTCGATCATTGCGGCCGGACGGGGAGATGCGCTCGATTCCGTCCGCAAACGCATCGAGGGACCGCCTCTGGAGCTGGAAGGCCTGAGCGAGACGGAATCCCGCAATCTTCTGGACAAGTTGGGGGCTCCGCCGGATTTGCATGACAGGATCTTCGAACTTTCGCGTGGCAACCCGCTGATGCTGCGGCTTTCAGCCAAGGTAACGCAGGCGGAGGACTTCGATCCGGGCGAACTGGAATACGGCGAAGCAGGCAGCATCACGGAAGCCTATCTTTACCGGGCTATCCTTTCGCGCATTGACGACCCGCTGCTGGCGAAGCTGGCACACCCTGGTCTTGTCCTGCGCCGGATCAGCGCCGAGGCAATCCAGTTCGTTCTGGCGCCGGCGCTCGGGCTCGGTGAGCATATCGACGAAGCTGCGTCCAGGCGACTTTGGCAGGAACTCAGCAACCACCATTGGCTGGTGGCCGTTGACGGTCAGGACTGGCTGAAACACCGCAGCGACCTGCGGCGGGAAATCCTGCCTATGCTCTACGTCGAAAAGCCGGAGCTGGCCGCAAGAATAGACCGGGCGGCGGCGAACTGGTTCGCCGGGTTTGACCGTGAGACCGCGCTCTATCATGCCTTCCAGGCGACGCGGGCCGGAGACCCGATGCCCGAATTCACCGCAGCCGACGTTGCGGGCCTCAGCGAAGATGAACTGGACGAACTTCCTCTTCCGGCGACGAACGCCATTCTGCAGGAGCGCGGCGAGCGCTCACGCCGGGCGCGCTACACCAGCAGCGAGCAGGGAACATCCGAACCGGTTCCGACTTCGAAAGCGGAGGAGGTCGAGCCGGAACTGGTCCGCGAACTCGAACTGACCCTTCGGCGGGGCGATGTGTTCGAGGCCGATCATATCTTCACCCTCAACAACGCCTTTCCGCGAAATCCCTCACCTTCCCGTCCCGAGGCCGCGGCAACGCTTGCCTATTTCTGGCTCTCCGGCCAGTGGGCGCGGGCCATGTCCCTTTGGCGGAAGCTGCCGAAATCCTTGCTGGAACGATTGAGCCGGGAAGACCCGGGCCTCTACGGGCTGGTCCTGCTGGAAATCGAGGCGGAAGCGGATTTCGACGGACTTGTCGCCCGGTTGCGGGGTGATGAAAAACTGGCGGCAACAGCCTGGCAGGCGCGTTCCGAGGGTTCCAGGATTGCCCTGAAGGGGGCGCTGGAATTCGCTCTCATGGCCAGCCAGGAAGGGCGGCCGGAGTATGTGGAGATCCTGGATCCGGTTGCCATGTCCGTCTTCAGGTTCGGCGAGAGAGTTTCGGAGTACCCGGCTGACGCAATCCGGCAGGGTGCCAACCGCGCCGAGCGGTTTGCGATCATGACCGGACAGCAGCATCCCGACACGGATCAGCACACCATTGCCCGAATGAACCCTGCGATCGCGCCCTTGAGCGTTCTTGCACGCATTCAGCACAGTCCGCGCATGGCGCAATATCTGCGCGGCTTTTACGAGGGGTTGCATGAAACGCTGGAGATGCTGGGAACGCCTGATCTCTTCGACAGTTTCGAACGCTATTCCAGCGACATCGAGATCGAAGGACCGGAAATTCTGGGGGCACTGGGCCTTACCTGCGACTGGGTAGGGGCATTTGCAGTGTTCAATGCTGTTCCGGATGCGCCGACGGTTGCGCGGGCGGCCGAACGGTGGCGGCGCTTCAGTGGCGGTATCTGGTCCTACCCGGGTACGCCGCCGTCTTACTGGGGCAACGGCGAGAGCGATGTCTTGCTGATGGCGCGGGTCAACAGTCTGCTTTCGCGGAAGGATCCGCCGGCAACCGCCCGTGCGCTGTTGCGGCGATTGGCCTATGCGGCCGACTATCCCGACACGGAAGAAGGGGCCCGGCGTGCCCGGAGTGTTTTCGAGCGACGGCTGATGCGGCCTCTGGCAATGGCGATGACCGCGGGCTCTGCCCAGGACATTGCAGCTGCCCTTGCACCCAGGCTCATGGGGCCAGCCCTGACAGCGGCGTTGGCCGTGATCGGGGCTGATGCTGCGAAAAGAAACGAACCGGTCGACGCGTCGACATTGTTCTAG
- a CDS encoding SDR family oxidoreductase — protein sequence MAFTQETRTVVIGGTSGIGSAVADALARRPGEVLRAGRSNGLDVEDPKEVAVYFAAIGPVDHVVFTAGSQAPGGPVSGLDLEAAKTAFDTKFWGAVAVAQAAAKHVRPGGTITFTSGFLARRTVPGTFVKTAMNAALEAGAKVLAKELAPVRVNVVSPGLTDTSAYAAMDPAARTAMLNKAAETLPAGRFARPADVAAAYLLLIDNSSMTGAVIDVDGGALIN from the coding sequence ATGGCATTTACCCAGGAAACAAGAACCGTGGTCATTGGCGGCACATCCGGCATCGGAAGTGCCGTGGCCGATGCGCTGGCACGCCGGCCGGGAGAGGTCTTGCGCGCAGGGCGCTCCAATGGTCTGGACGTTGAAGACCCGAAAGAGGTTGCTGTCTATTTCGCCGCGATCGGTCCGGTTGACCATGTGGTTTTCACGGCCGGCAGCCAGGCACCGGGTGGACCCGTGTCCGGTCTTGATCTCGAGGCAGCCAAAACCGCTTTCGACACGAAATTCTGGGGTGCGGTCGCGGTGGCGCAAGCCGCGGCCAAGCATGTTCGACCGGGCGGTACCATAACATTCACCAGCGGTTTTCTGGCGCGGCGAACGGTTCCAGGAACCTTTGTGAAAACCGCAATGAATGCAGCGCTGGAGGCAGGTGCCAAGGTGCTGGCGAAGGAGCTTGCTCCCGTCCGGGTCAACGTCGTCAGCCCGGGCCTTACCGATACATCCGCTTACGCCGCAATGGATCCGGCCGCCCGGACAGCCATGCTGAACAAGGCTGCAGAGACCCTCCCTGCCGGGCGGTTCGCAAGACCGGCGGATGTGGCGGCAGCCTATCTCCTTCTGATCGACAACTCTTCCATGACCGGTGCCGTGATCGATGTTGACGGCGGCGCCCTGATCAACTGA
- a CDS encoding LysR family transcriptional regulator translates to MMDNLALFVRIAETGGIASAGREMGYSPATTSERLAALEAHYGVRLLTRSTRALSLTEEGRLLLDGARRLLAEAEELDVRIRLGAERLAGPIRLSAPLDLGRTRLRAVLNRFLEAHPDVTIDLHLSDGFVDVASQGYDVAIRYGELKDSTLIVRKLAANARIVCAAPSYVERHGRPHHPRDLARHDCLLMRFGSEPDNSWQFLIDGKIVRCPVSGRRTANDGGLVRDWCLAGFGIARKSQWDVAEDLAAGKLVPLLREFELPPAGLQAVYPKGRSGVRRIKALLEELETAFK, encoded by the coding sequence ATGATGGACAATCTCGCGCTGTTCGTGCGCATTGCGGAAACGGGAGGCATTGCCTCCGCGGGCAGGGAGATGGGCTATTCCCCCGCTACGACGTCCGAGCGGCTGGCAGCGCTTGAGGCTCATTACGGCGTCAGGTTGCTGACACGGAGCACGCGCGCCCTCAGTCTGACCGAGGAAGGACGTTTGCTGCTGGACGGCGCCCGCCGCCTGCTTGCCGAGGCGGAAGAGTTGGATGTCCGTATCCGGTTAGGCGCGGAAAGACTGGCCGGACCCATTCGCCTGTCGGCACCGCTTGACCTCGGCAGAACACGCCTTCGGGCTGTGCTGAATCGGTTTCTGGAAGCTCATCCGGACGTGACGATCGATCTTCACCTGAGTGACGGTTTCGTGGACGTTGCCTCGCAGGGGTACGACGTTGCGATCCGGTATGGCGAGTTGAAGGATTCAACACTTATCGTCCGCAAGCTTGCGGCCAACGCCCGGATTGTCTGTGCCGCTCCGTCCTACGTGGAACGCCATGGCCGTCCGCACCATCCCCGGGACCTTGCCCGGCATGATTGCCTGCTGATGCGTTTTGGCTCCGAGCCCGACAATTCCTGGCAGTTCCTGATCGACGGCAAGATAGTGCGCTGCCCGGTCAGTGGACGGCGCACGGCAAATGACGGCGGGCTGGTGCGCGACTGGTGTCTCGCCGGGTTCGGGATTGCCCGCAAGTCCCAGTGGGATGTTGCTGAAGACCTGGCAGCGGGCAAACTCGTGCCATTGCTGCGGGAATTCGAGCTGCCCCCCGCCGGGCTACAGGCTGTTTATCCAAAAGGCCGGTCAGGGGTGCGGCGGATCAAGGCCTTGCTGGAGGAACTGGAAACTGCATTCAAATGA
- a CDS encoding alkene reductase, with protein sequence MTSLFDRYDLGPLALPSRIVMAPMTRSRSTQPGNVPNDMMADYYAQRASAGMIVSEATQISSQGQGYSFTPGIHSAEQVDGWRKVTDAVHQKGGRMVLQLWHVGRMSHAQFQGGGQPVAPSAIAPGASIWAVDPETGQGGMIECPVPRALTAEEISAIVEDYRTAAANARAAGFDGVEIHAANGYLIDEFLRSTSNRRTDAYGGSQENRIRFAREVAEAVSKVIGAERIGIRFSPFITQRGMDDPAAPETILKLAGELDKIGLAYVHLAEADWDDAPETPESFRAALREAYSGTVIVAGGYTKVKAGRILADGYADLVAFGRPFIANPDFPRRLADGVPLADFDGSTLFGGDAAGYTSYPVAA encoded by the coding sequence ATGACCAGCCTGTTCGACCGATATGACCTCGGTCCCCTTGCCCTGCCGTCACGTATCGTGATGGCTCCAATGACGCGCTCGCGCAGTACGCAGCCGGGCAACGTGCCCAATGACATGATGGCGGACTATTACGCCCAACGGGCAAGCGCCGGGATGATTGTCAGCGAGGCCACGCAGATCTCATCACAGGGCCAGGGTTACAGCTTCACTCCCGGCATCCATTCGGCGGAACAGGTCGATGGCTGGCGCAAGGTGACGGACGCCGTTCACCAAAAAGGCGGACGCATGGTATTGCAGCTCTGGCATGTCGGCCGCATGAGCCATGCCCAATTCCAGGGTGGAGGTCAGCCGGTTGCTCCCTCGGCCATCGCCCCGGGTGCGTCCATCTGGGCGGTTGATCCGGAGACCGGGCAGGGTGGCATGATCGAATGTCCCGTTCCGCGAGCACTCACGGCTGAAGAGATTTCTGCCATCGTCGAGGACTACCGGACAGCTGCAGCCAACGCCAGGGCAGCCGGGTTTGACGGTGTCGAGATCCATGCCGCCAATGGGTATCTGATCGACGAATTCCTGCGATCGACCTCCAATCGGCGGACGGATGCTTATGGCGGCAGTCAGGAAAACCGTATCCGGTTTGCGCGGGAAGTGGCCGAAGCCGTTTCAAAAGTCATCGGGGCGGAGCGGATCGGCATTCGCTTTTCACCCTTCATCACCCAGCGTGGCATGGACGATCCGGCAGCACCTGAGACGATCCTGAAGCTCGCCGGGGAACTGGACAAAATCGGTCTTGCCTATGTTCATCTTGCCGAGGCCGATTGGGACGACGCGCCTGAAACGCCCGAAAGCTTCCGGGCTGCCTTGCGAGAGGCCTACTCCGGTACCGTCATTGTTGCCGGCGGCTATACCAAGGTGAAGGCAGGCCGGATCCTTGCAGATGGATATGCGGACCTCGTTGCCTTCGGTCGTCCTTTCATCGCGAACCCGGACTTTCCGCGCCGCCTGGCGGACGGAGTGCCGCTTGCCGATTTCGATGGGTCGACGCTCTTCGGTGGCGATGCCGCAGGATACACAAGCTATCCGGTGGCAGCATGA
- a CDS encoding methylated-DNA--[protein]-cysteine S-methyltransferase produces MPVAEIETWLGRLSITEVDGAITQLHWNGPSGKEETPLLKEAARQVQAYLAGDLKTFDLPLAPKGGELHQAVFKAMLAIPYGGTRTYGDLARELDTYGQPIGQACGANPIPIIIPCHRILSANGLGGYSGSGGTETKIALLKLEGGYPFLV; encoded by the coding sequence ATGCCGGTTGCAGAAATTGAAACATGGCTGGGACGCCTTTCCATTACGGAAGTTGACGGCGCAATCACCCAATTACACTGGAACGGGCCCTCTGGCAAAGAAGAAACACCGTTGCTCAAGGAAGCGGCACGCCAGGTACAGGCCTATCTTGCGGGTGATCTGAAAACCTTCGACCTGCCGCTCGCCCCGAAAGGCGGCGAGCTGCACCAGGCGGTGTTCAAGGCGATGCTCGCAATCCCCTATGGCGGAACCCGCACCTATGGCGACCTTGCCAGGGAACTGGACACATACGGACAGCCGATCGGCCAGGCCTGCGGCGCCAACCCGATACCGATCATCATCCCCTGCCACCGGATCCTGTCGGCAAACGGCCTTGGCGGATATTCCGGCTCGGGCGGTACGGAAACAAAGATCGCCCTTCTGAAACTGGAGGGTGGCTACCCGTTCCTGGTCTAG